A segment of the Natronincola ferrireducens genome:
TAAAGAATTCAGTAGAGATGTAGCACTTTCTACAGTTGGCGGTTCACCTGGTCTCAATCGTTTGTAAATTTCTAGCAAGCCTTCATCAGTATTTTTAGTGTTATCTTTTTCTAACGTAGCTAGAAGTCTTTCGTCTTCACCTAACAAATCTTTTATTTGCTGATCACTACTATAACCCAACGCCCTTAATAGAACTGTAATAGGCTGTTTACGAGTACGGTCTATTCTTACAGAAACAACATCATTGGAATCTGTTTCATACTCTAACCAAGCACCTCTGTTGGGAATAACTGTAGAAGAAAAGAGTTTTTTTCCAGTTTTGTCAAACTCCCTGTTGTAATATACACCAGGAGACCTTACCATCTGACTGACAATAACTCTTTCAGCACCATTAATAATAAAGGTTCCAGTATCTGTCATGATAGGGAAATCCCCCATGAACACTTCCTGTTCCTTCACTTCTCCAGTTTCCTTGTTAATAAGCCGAACTTTAACCTTTAATGGGGCTGAATAAGTAACATCTCGCTCCTTTGACTCTTCTACATCGTATTTTGTGTTCTCGTCCAAGGAATAGTCGACAAATTCAAGGATTAAATTTCCAGTATAGTCTTCTATTGGGGAGACGTCGTTGAATACTTCTTTAAGACCCTCTTCCAAAAACCATTGATAGGATTCTTTTTGAAGTTCAATGAGATTAGGCATATCGATAACTTCATCGATCCGCGAGTAGCTCATTCTAACTTTCTTACCAACTTCGACAGGATGTGGCATATTAATATTCACTCCTCGTTATAAAGTAAAAACATAGAAAATAATTTCCAAAAAATAATTTTATCATTAAAGCCAAAACAAAATTAATTTTGACTTTTTTTAACATTTCGCTATATAATACTATTGACATTCATCCATGTTTTTATACAATATTTACAATTAAATACATTACTGCAATATACAATTTTATCATAACATTTTAAAATTTGTCAACATTTTCTTGTGCTATTTTTTCTTAAGGGTTTTAAAAGACAGGATTTCTTCAGCGAAGATTAAGATCAAGATTAAAATCAAGGTTGAAGTGCATCTAGAGATTCCCCCTAACCTTAATCTCAACCTCAATCTTTTTTTGCTTACAAGGAGAAAGAATAAATATATAAAAGGGTACTTCTATTGAAGAAGTCCCTTTCATTTATTTATTGCTTGTAATTTAATAGAACTATTTAACTTCTACTACCGCACCAGCTTCTTCTAATTTAGCTTTAATTGCTTCAGCTTCTTCTTTTTCAATACCTTCTTTAAGTGGTTTTGGAGCATTGTCTACTAATTCTTTAGCTTCTTTTAATCCTAAGCCAGTAATTTCTCTTACTACTTTAATTACACCAATTTTAGATGCACCAGCACTTGTTAAGATTACATCAAATTCAGTTTGTTCTTCTTCTGCTGCACCACCTGCTACTGCGCCACCTACTACTACTGGAGCAGCTGCTGATACACCAAATTTTTCTTCTGCTGCTTTTACTAACTCGTTTAATTCTAACACCTTCATATTTTCAATCGCTTCTAAGATTTGTTCGATTGTCATTATAAGCACCTCCGAATTTTTTTATTAAATATTTTTTAATGATTAATTTATGCTTCTTCTCCCGCTTTTTGATCCGCAATTGCTTGAATTAAGTAAGCAAAATTGGATACAGGAGCTTTTAAGCTGCCAAGAAGTTTTGCAATAAGCACTTCTCTTGATGGTACATCAGCAAGCTCTTTTAATTTATCTTCATTGTAGAAGGCCCCTTCAACAATACCTACTCTTAACTCTAAGTTTTTATGGGCTTTCGCGAAGTCGCTGGCTATTCTTGCTGGAGCTACAGGATCGTCGTAACTAAATGCAACAGCATTTGGTCCTACTA
Coding sequences within it:
- the rplL gene encoding 50S ribosomal protein L7/L12; translated protein: MTIEQILEAIENMKVLELNELVKAAEEKFGVSAAAPVVVGGAVAGGAAEEEQTEFDVILTSAGASKIGVIKVVREITGLGLKEAKELVDNAPKPLKEGIEKEEAEAIKAKLEEAGAVVEVK
- the rplJ gene encoding 50S ribosomal protein L10 — protein: MSKAVETKKGIVAEITEKLQNSTAAVVVDYRGLKVEEVTELRRKFREAGVEYKVYKNTLMKRAAENAGMTDLVESLVGPNAVAFSYDDPVAPARIASDFAKAHKNLELRVGIVEGAFYNEDKLKELADVPSREVLIAKLLGSLKAPVSNFAYLIQAIADQKAGEEA